One genomic window of Methanosarcina acetivorans C2A includes the following:
- a CDS encoding glycosyltransferase family 2 protein: protein MLYKQDMPSLSVVMPSMNEEETIRICIQKAQTIFKNYGIEGEIIVADNSSDRTAEIAASMGAKVIGPIKGYGNAYLKGLAEAKGDYIAIADADNTYDLLELDKFLDPLMAGEADFIMGTRLKGEIKKGAMPWLHQYIGNPILTAMLNFLFKTKISDAHCGMRAFTKESLEKMNLKTHGMELASEMIIEAARCGLRIKEVPITYYSRKAPSKLRSFQDGWRHVRFMMLYRPGPFLYIPGAFVFVLGFLITASLLLTENAAYNRLHSFILGSMLLIIGGQILATGGYMKTYGLIHGMYRDEKAGKKLLSYHSLERELLGGSLILALGLVIGLKVAYTWVISGYGSLKEVESAVISMVLAAVGLQLIFSAVFVSVMLLEVDTDW from the coding sequence ATGCTGTATAAGCAGGACATGCCCTCCCTTTCTGTCGTAATGCCTTCTATGAACGAGGAAGAAACTATCCGTATTTGCATACAGAAAGCTCAGACAATATTCAAAAACTATGGCATAGAAGGGGAAATAATCGTTGCTGACAATTCATCGGATAGAACCGCTGAGATTGCAGCGTCCATGGGTGCAAAGGTAATAGGCCCGATAAAGGGTTACGGGAATGCTTACCTCAAAGGGCTTGCCGAAGCAAAGGGAGATTATATTGCTATTGCAGATGCGGACAATACATACGACCTCCTTGAGCTTGATAAATTTCTGGATCCCCTTATGGCGGGAGAAGCAGATTTCATAATGGGCACAAGGCTTAAAGGAGAAATAAAAAAAGGAGCTATGCCCTGGCTGCACCAGTATATTGGGAACCCTATCCTGACTGCAATGCTCAATTTCCTTTTCAAAACAAAAATATCGGATGCACACTGCGGAATGAGGGCTTTTACGAAAGAATCCCTGGAAAAAATGAACCTTAAAACTCACGGCATGGAACTTGCATCCGAGATGATAATCGAAGCTGCAAGATGCGGGTTGAGGATTAAAGAAGTCCCCATTACCTATTACTCACGCAAAGCCCCCTCCAAGCTGCGCTCGTTTCAGGACGGCTGGCGGCATGTAAGGTTCATGATGCTATACAGGCCAGGCCCTTTCCTTTATATTCCCGGCGCTTTTGTGTTTGTCCTGGGTTTTCTCATAACTGCTTCCCTTTTGCTCACGGAAAATGCTGCATATAACCGGCTGCATTCATTTATTTTGGGCAGTATGCTCTTAATCATTGGCGGGCAAATACTGGCAACTGGCGGATATATGAAAACTTATGGCCTGATCCACGGCATGTATCGGGATGAAAAGGCAGGCAAGAAGCTACTCAGCTACCATTCCCTTGAAAGAGAACTGCTCGGAGGCTCCCTTATTCTGGCTTTAGGGCTCGTTATCGGGCTGAAAGTCGCCTATACATGGGTCATTTCCGGATACGGCTCCCTTAAAGAAGTAGAATCTGCAGTTATTTCAATGGTTCTGGCAGCAGTCGGGCTCCAGCTGATTTTCTCTGCAGTCTTTGTAAGCGTAATGCTTCTCGAAGTTGATACTGACTGGTAA
- a CDS encoding glycosyltransferase, whose translation MRILMLNYEFPPLGGGGGVAAKKLAEGFIKLGYQVDYVTTGFNGLKNYENVDGINVYRVNVIGRKELSTATLPSMVSFPFLAYTKTCKLCKINQYSFINTHFAVPSGPLGIWISRKFNLQNILSIYGGDIYDPSKSYSPHKKWYLKKIVEWVLSNSRYVVAESSDIKDNALKYYNIEKDINIIPLAYEPIMFEKINRKGLGLDENLFYTISVGRLVKRKGFDFLIKAIKNTPDNVHALIIGEGPEKENLANLAEELNISDRIHFLGFVSEIEKFQYLQNSDIYVLSSVHEGFGIVLQEAMQVGLPIISTDNGGQVDFIKEGKNGYLVRYGDVETLAGMINKFEQDNQLKINFTEYNKKEIKKFEDERICKEYLGMLDRS comes from the coding sequence ATGAGGATTTTAATGTTAAATTACGAGTTCCCTCCGCTGGGGGGTGGAGGAGGGGTTGCTGCCAAAAAACTTGCAGAAGGTTTTATTAAACTTGGTTATCAGGTTGATTATGTTACAACCGGATTCAATGGCTTAAAAAATTATGAAAATGTTGATGGAATTAATGTTTATAGAGTTAATGTCATCGGGCGAAAAGAACTATCTACTGCTACACTTCCTTCTATGGTCAGTTTCCCTTTTTTAGCTTACACAAAAACTTGCAAACTGTGCAAAATAAATCAGTATTCGTTTATTAACACTCATTTTGCTGTTCCGAGCGGACCCCTGGGAATCTGGATATCTCGTAAATTTAACCTGCAGAATATTCTATCCATATATGGAGGAGATATCTACGACCCTTCCAAAAGTTATTCTCCTCACAAAAAATGGTACTTAAAGAAAATTGTAGAATGGGTATTAAGTAATTCAAGATATGTTGTCGCTGAATCATCGGATATTAAAGATAATGCATTAAAATACTATAATATTGAAAAAGACATAAACATTATTCCTTTAGCTTACGAGCCTATTATGTTTGAAAAAATCAACCGCAAGGGATTGGGATTGGATGAGAATTTATTTTATACTATAAGTGTGGGGAGATTGGTGAAAAGAAAAGGCTTTGATTTTTTGATTAAAGCTATAAAAAACACTCCTGATAATGTTCATGCGTTGATTATTGGAGAAGGCCCCGAAAAAGAGAATCTGGCTAATTTAGCTGAAGAATTGAATATTTCAGACAGAATTCATTTTTTAGGATTTGTTTCAGAAATCGAGAAGTTTCAATACCTTCAAAACTCTGATATTTACGTGCTTTCTTCAGTACATGAAGGGTTCGGGATCGTTTTGCAAGAGGCTATGCAGGTTGGTCTTCCAATAATTTCAACTGATAACGGTGGTCAGGTTGATTTTATAAAAGAAGGAAAGAATGGATATCTTGTTCGTTATGGAGACGTTGAAACTTTGGCTGGGATGATAAATAAATTCGAGCAAGACAATCAACTTAAAATTAATTTTACAGAGTACAATAAGAAGGAAATTAAAAAATTTGAAGACGAAAGAATATGTAAAGAATATCTTGGAATGTTGGATAGGAGTTAA
- a CDS encoding glycosyltransferase family 4 protein — MKIAFVYDAVYPWVKGGAEIRIYELGKRLSSQGHDVHLFGIKWWEGEDVIRHEGMTLHGVCQARELYVDGRRSIPEALVFAAKLFPPLMKEKFDLIDVSVFPYFSCFTVKAVSVLKKTPAVFTWHEAWGDYWYEYLGKTKGLLGLLIEKAVARISKNDIAVSDWTKDRLEALKGTNSKIAVLPNGVDLKLISEIKPAGKGSSDAQGGKIYDVIFAGRLIKEKNVDVLIKAISLLKKDFPEICCCIVGDGPERKALEKLTRELGVRENVIFEGFQEYRALIGKIKASKVLVLPSSREGFGMVVIEAFACGVPVVTVREKYNAAQGLVEDGVEGFVVRLEGKEIAKAVEKILQIENNYTEIASHTIKKAENFDWDILSTELLLSYKKLL; from the coding sequence ATGAAAATTGCCTTCGTATATGATGCTGTATATCCCTGGGTCAAAGGGGGCGCAGAAATACGCATCTATGAACTGGGGAAGAGGCTTTCTTCACAGGGGCACGATGTGCACCTATTCGGAATTAAATGGTGGGAAGGCGAAGATGTTATTCGGCACGAAGGCATGACCCTTCACGGCGTCTGTCAAGCCCGGGAACTGTATGTAGACGGCAGGCGCTCAATTCCCGAAGCGCTCGTGTTTGCTGCAAAGCTGTTTCCACCCCTTATGAAAGAGAAATTTGACCTTATTGACGTAAGCGTATTTCCCTATTTTTCCTGTTTTACCGTAAAAGCCGTTTCAGTCCTGAAAAAGACTCCTGCAGTGTTCACCTGGCATGAGGCATGGGGAGATTACTGGTATGAATACCTTGGAAAAACAAAGGGTCTCCTCGGACTTTTAATCGAAAAAGCGGTTGCAAGAATCTCTAAGAATGATATTGCGGTTTCGGACTGGACAAAGGACAGGCTTGAAGCCCTAAAGGGAACGAACAGCAAGATAGCCGTCCTGCCTAACGGAGTTGACCTGAAGTTAATATCTGAGATCAAGCCTGCAGGGAAGGGGTCGTCGGACGCGCAGGGAGGCAAAATTTACGATGTTATCTTCGCAGGCAGGCTCATAAAAGAAAAAAATGTTGACGTTCTGATAAAAGCCATTTCCCTGTTAAAAAAAGATTTTCCCGAAATCTGCTGCTGTATTGTTGGAGACGGACCAGAAAGGAAAGCTCTGGAGAAACTCACCCGTGAGCTTGGGGTGCGAGAAAATGTGATATTTGAAGGGTTTCAGGAGTACAGGGCATTAATCGGAAAAATCAAGGCTTCAAAGGTGCTTGTGCTGCCTTCTTCAAGGGAGGGTTTCGGAATGGTCGTAATCGAAGCTTTTGCCTGCGGAGTGCCTGTAGTGACGGTTAGAGAAAAATATAACGCAGCACAGGGGCTTGTTGAAGATGGGGTTGAGGGGTTTGTTGTGAGGCTGGAGGGGAAGGAAATTGCAAAAGCCGTTGAAAAAATCCTTCAAATTGAGAATAATTATACGGAAATAGCATCCCACACTATCAAAAAAGCTGAAAATTTTGACTGGGATATACTATCTACAGAACTCCTTTTGAGTTACAAGAAATTATTATAA
- a CDS encoding glycosyltransferase family 2 protein, translated as MDLELSVVIPAYNEEENIEPCYREITSALEPLGINYEIIFVDDGSKDSTFKELQNLSKNDNKLKVIKFRKNFGQSAALRAGLDHAAGRIIVTMDADLQNDPKDIPKLLEKLEKEDLDVVCGWRFDRKDPLSKKFVSKFANRLRTRFTGETIHDSGCTLRAYVKESTEDLELYGELHRYIPAMLSWKGYRIGEIKTNHRERKYGKTKYDWKRIVKGFLDLLVVTFWQKYSLRPIHIFGSMGIVLSFFGGIVSLYIVILRLFYGIGITDRPLFTVSVMSLVIGIQFFTIGILADILVKIYYGQNGRKNYLVERIIE; from the coding sequence ATGGATCTCGAACTCTCAGTTGTGATTCCCGCTTATAATGAAGAAGAAAATATCGAACCCTGCTACAGGGAAATCACATCTGCCCTTGAGCCTCTCGGGATTAATTACGAAATAATTTTTGTGGATGACGGTTCAAAAGATTCTACTTTTAAGGAGCTTCAGAACCTTAGCAAAAATGATAATAAGTTGAAAGTTATTAAGTTTAGGAAAAACTTCGGGCAGAGCGCAGCCTTAAGAGCCGGGCTTGATCACGCCGCAGGCAGAATAATTGTTACAATGGATGCGGACCTCCAAAACGACCCGAAAGATATCCCGAAATTGCTGGAAAAACTCGAAAAAGAAGATCTTGATGTTGTCTGTGGATGGAGATTTGATCGAAAGGACCCCCTTTCAAAAAAGTTTGTTTCAAAGTTTGCAAATCGGCTAAGAACGAGATTTACAGGAGAAACTATTCATGATTCCGGTTGCACTCTACGAGCTTATGTGAAAGAAAGCACCGAAGACCTGGAACTATACGGAGAACTGCACAGATACATCCCCGCCATGCTTTCCTGGAAAGGATATCGAATAGGAGAAATAAAAACGAATCACAGGGAGAGAAAATATGGGAAAACAAAATATGACTGGAAAAGAATTGTTAAAGGTTTCCTTGACCTTCTGGTTGTAACTTTCTGGCAGAAATATTCCCTGAGGCCAATCCATATTTTCGGAAGCATGGGAATTGTTTTGAGCTTTTTTGGTGGAATCGTTTCCTTGTATATAGTTATTTTAAGATTATTTTATGGAATCGGGATTACCGACAGGCCGTTATTTACAGTTAGTGTTATGTCCCTGGTTATAGGCATACAATTTTTTACTATTGGTATTCTTGCAGATATTTTGGTAAAGATATACTATGGCCAGAATGGACGGAAGAATTACCTTGTCGAGAGGATCATTGAATGA
- the wrbA gene encoding NAD(P)H:quinone oxidoreductase type IV has product MVKVNIIFYSMYGHVYRMAEAVAAGAREVEGAEVGIYQVPETLPEEVLEKMGAIETKKLFAHIPVLTREMNEEVLAGADALIFGTPTRYGNMTAQMRAVLDGLGGLWNRDAFVGKVGSVFTSSGTQHGGQESTILTFHVTLLHLGMILVGLPYSEKRQTRMDEITGGSPYGVSTIAGGDGSRQPSENELAMARYQGRHVTLIAKKIAGK; this is encoded by the coding sequence ATGGTTAAAGTGAACATTATATTCTACAGTATGTACGGCCATGTCTACAGGATGGCAGAAGCTGTCGCTGCCGGGGCAAGGGAAGTTGAAGGCGCTGAGGTGGGGATATATCAGGTGCCTGAAACCCTTCCTGAAGAAGTCCTGGAAAAGATGGGAGCAATAGAAACAAAAAAACTTTTTGCCCACATCCCTGTGCTGACAAGGGAGATGAATGAGGAAGTACTTGCAGGGGCCGATGCGCTTATTTTCGGAACCCCCACCCGTTACGGAAATATGACTGCCCAGATGCGTGCAGTCCTTGACGGTCTCGGAGGGCTGTGGAACAGGGATGCCTTTGTAGGGAAGGTAGGCAGTGTCTTTACCTCTAGCGGAACCCAGCATGGGGGGCAGGAATCCACTATCCTCACGTTTCATGTTACCCTGCTTCACCTCGGAATGATCCTCGTGGGTCTTCCGTATTCGGAAAAGCGGCAGACAAGGATGGACGAAATCACAGGAGGCAGCCCATATGGGGTTTCCACGATTGCCGGAGGAGACGGGAGCCGCCAGCCGTCAGAAAACGAACTTGCAATGGCTCGTTACCAGGGAAGGCACGTAACTCTGATTGCAAAGAAAATCGCTGGAAAGTAA
- a CDS encoding SDR family oxidoreductase — MGVSIINILVTGGAGFIGSHLIEKLLGEGNEVICLDNFDNYYDPQIKRNNVELFLENENFQLIEGDIRDKVLLEEIVQTVDYVFHEAAQAGIRISVKEPMRPHEINATGTLNLLEATLNSNVKKIINASSSSVYGKVEYLPFDENHPNHPVSPYGVSKLLAEHYCRVFEELYGLKSVSLRYFTVYGPRMRPDLAINIFTKAALKNETVAIFGDGKKTRDFTYIDDIVRANLICMKKGSDVYNIGSGHSITINELASKIIEINESESEIVYTDSMKGDAEHTLSNSKKAWKEIGWKPEVTIEDGLERYAKWISNSQL; from the coding sequence ATAGGGGTATCAATCATAAATATCTTAGTAACTGGCGGAGCAGGCTTTATTGGTTCCCATTTGATAGAGAAATTGCTTGGTGAAGGCAACGAAGTCATATGTTTGGATAATTTTGATAATTATTACGATCCTCAAATAAAAAGAAATAATGTGGAACTTTTTCTGGAGAATGAAAACTTTCAGCTCATCGAAGGAGATATTAGAGATAAAGTTCTTTTGGAAGAAATTGTCCAGACAGTTGATTACGTTTTTCATGAGGCTGCCCAGGCAGGCATCAGAATATCAGTTAAAGAACCCATGAGACCTCATGAAATTAACGCGACAGGTACTCTAAATTTACTGGAAGCTACCCTTAATTCCAATGTTAAGAAAATTATTAATGCCTCTTCATCTTCAGTTTACGGAAAAGTGGAATATCTCCCTTTTGATGAAAACCATCCCAACCATCCAGTATCACCTTATGGAGTTTCAAAACTGCTGGCCGAACATTACTGTAGGGTTTTTGAGGAACTCTATGGCTTAAAAAGTGTATCTCTGCGCTATTTTACGGTTTACGGACCAAGGATGAGACCGGACCTTGCAATCAACATTTTTACTAAAGCCGCCCTGAAGAATGAAACAGTCGCCATTTTCGGAGATGGAAAAAAAACCAGGGATTTCACCTATATTGATGACATCGTGAGGGCAAACCTGATCTGCATGAAAAAAGGCAGCGATGTTTACAATATTGGTAGCGGGCATTCTATCACCATCAATGAACTTGCCTCGAAAATTATTGAGATCAACGAAAGCGAATCGGAAATTGTTTACACGGATTCTATGAAAGGAGACGCAGAACACACTCTGTCAAATTCTAAAAAAGCATGGAAGGAGATCGGGTGGAAACCTGAAGTAACGATAGAAGATGGTCTTGAGAGGTATGCAAAATGGATCTCGAACTCTCAGTTGTGA